One genomic segment of Rivularia sp. PCC 7116 includes these proteins:
- a CDS encoding NUDIX hydrolase yields MYKEGKIRVLALGIIRDRNNRTFLSEGYDPVKKDKFYRALGGGVEFGETSKEALQREFQEEIQAEITNIRYLACLENIFTFQGKPGHEIIQLYECDFVEPKFYQQEKITFNEGEREKTALWMDIKTLKSGSVRLVPEGFVEYLG; encoded by the coding sequence ATGTACAAAGAAGGTAAAATCCGCGTTTTAGCCCTGGGAATAATTCGCGATCGCAACAATCGTACTTTTCTTTCCGAAGGCTACGATCCAGTCAAAAAAGATAAATTCTATCGCGCCCTAGGCGGTGGTGTTGAATTTGGCGAAACCAGTAAAGAAGCCCTCCAACGCGAATTTCAAGAAGAAATCCAAGCAGAAATTACCAACATCCGTTATTTAGCTTGCTTAGAAAATATATTTACCTTCCAAGGAAAACCAGGACACGAAATAATTCAACTTTACGAATGCGACTTTGTTGAACCCAAATTTTACCAGCAGGAAAAAATTACATTCAATGAAGGGGAAAGAGAGAAAACGGCACTATGGATGGATATTAAAACTTTGAAATCTGGCAGCGTTAGGTTAGTCCCCGAGGGATTTGTGGAGTATCTCGGGTAG
- a CDS encoding Sll0314/Alr1548 family TPR repeat-containing protein: MTKKFSASSTTSSKNIFRFASSIFTTLIALNLWVNPTLAGDPFPRSQPRNIGDNTEAAFKAVFEQGDYQAGQKYLQKAISTEPNEPLAYAMQASLAYTQQDVEKLDSYSAKTLDTAKKLIVSDPLRGNLYAAVGHFLKGAVILTREGTVSGAPKALSRLRDVYKHLDKAEAISPKDPELNLIKGYMDLMLAVNLPFANPQQAIQRLEKNAGPQYLVDRGIAIAYRDLKKYSQALAYVNRALENASDNPELYYLKAQILREQAKKQQDSQMTQQAVAHFDKALEKKSQLPVSVVKQIERERRRTAQSIK, encoded by the coding sequence ATGACCAAGAAATTTTCTGCTTCATCTACCACTTCCTCTAAAAATATTTTTCGCTTCGCTTCTTCTATTTTTACAACTTTAATCGCACTGAATTTATGGGTAAATCCAACCCTTGCTGGCGACCCTTTTCCCCGCAGTCAACCCCGCAATATCGGCGATAATACAGAAGCCGCATTTAAAGCAGTATTTGAGCAAGGGGATTATCAAGCAGGACAAAAGTACCTGCAAAAGGCAATCTCAACTGAGCCTAATGAACCTTTAGCCTATGCCATGCAAGCATCTTTAGCTTATACCCAGCAGGATGTAGAAAAATTAGATTCTTACAGCGCCAAAACTTTAGATACAGCTAAAAAATTAATTGTCTCCGACCCGTTGCGTGGTAATTTATACGCAGCAGTCGGTCATTTTTTAAAAGGAGCAGTAATCCTCACTCGTGAAGGTACAGTTAGCGGTGCCCCAAAAGCTTTAAGCCGTTTGCGAGATGTTTACAAACATTTAGATAAAGCCGAAGCCATTTCTCCAAAAGACCCAGAACTCAATTTAATCAAGGGTTATATGGATTTAATGCTGGCAGTCAATTTGCCCTTCGCCAATCCCCAACAAGCAATACAAAGGTTAGAAAAAAATGCCGGACCTCAGTATTTAGTAGATAGAGGTATAGCTATAGCCTACCGAGACTTAAAAAAATATTCCCAAGCCTTAGCATACGTAAATCGTGCCCTTGAAAATGCATCCGACAATCCAGAACTGTACTATCTCAAAGCGCAAATTCTTCGCGAGCAAGCTAAAAAACAGCAAGACTCTCAAATGACGCAACAAGCAGTTGCTCATTTCGATAAAGCACTAGAGAAAAAATCTCAACTACCTGTAAGTGTCGTCAAGCAAATAGAACGCGAACGTCGAAGAACAGCACAAAGTATTAAATAA
- a CDS encoding HlyD family efflux transporter periplasmic adaptor subunit → MSRISEKPVPREQPLDKSRLWWGLAAAVPLAITAGILTKVRIEQLEQSDMPVPVTPAISSVNAVGRLQPKGEVIRLSAPTGIQGTSRVEEMLVREGQKVRKGQVIAVLDGFRSSQAAVEQAKAKIQESRANLAGVKVGSPREIQAQKAIIARLEAQLRGEEQASNATIARIKAQLRGETISQQATVNRLAVELQGQQESLRASVARVQAEARNAQVDAQRYENLYRQGAISQLERNRRRLAAQTATQQLIESQANRRQVIASLRQQLAQATADRGKTIEILRQQLLEVLANQDKTIATLQRQADEQKANLSRLSELRPSNTRMAQAQVNSAIAQLKKAEAEMKLSYVIAPVAGEVLEIYTKAGETMSAEGIAEIGRTDEMIVVAEVPEASISRVRLGQLVSIISDNGAFSGKLQGTVSEIGRKIGKRNVLNTDPAADVDARVVEVKIALSEQDKERVAGLTNAKVIATIQI, encoded by the coding sequence ATGTCAAGAATAAGTGAAAAACCAGTCCCAAGAGAACAACCGCTTGATAAATCCAGACTATGGTGGGGTCTCGCAGCAGCAGTACCTTTAGCTATTACGGCTGGAATATTAACAAAAGTAAGAATAGAACAATTAGAACAATCAGATATGCCAGTACCGGTTACGCCCGCGATTAGTAGCGTAAATGCAGTAGGGCGCTTGCAGCCAAAAGGAGAAGTAATTAGACTTTCTGCACCAACAGGAATACAAGGTACATCGCGAGTAGAAGAAATGTTAGTCAGAGAGGGGCAAAAAGTCAGAAAAGGTCAAGTAATTGCCGTTTTAGATGGATTTAGGAGCAGTCAAGCTGCGGTAGAGCAAGCAAAAGCCAAAATTCAAGAAAGCCGTGCAAATTTAGCTGGTGTAAAAGTTGGTTCGCCGCGAGAAATTCAAGCTCAAAAAGCGATAATTGCTCGACTTGAAGCGCAGTTACGCGGTGAAGAACAAGCAAGTAACGCCACGATTGCTCGAATAAAAGCACAGTTACGTGGAGAAACTATTTCTCAACAAGCAACTGTGAATCGTTTAGCAGTAGAACTACAAGGGCAACAAGAATCTCTCAGAGCCTCAGTCGCAAGGGTGCAAGCGGAAGCTAGAAATGCTCAAGTTGATGCTCAACGTTATGAAAATTTGTACAGACAAGGTGCTATTTCTCAGCTAGAGCGCAATAGAAGAAGACTTGCCGCACAGACTGCAACTCAACAACTCATAGAAAGTCAAGCCAATCGCAGACAAGTTATTGCAAGCTTGCGGCAGCAATTAGCCCAAGCTACAGCAGACAGAGGAAAAACTATCGAAATTTTGCGACAACAGCTTTTAGAAGTATTAGCCAATCAAGACAAAACTATAGCAACTTTACAAAGGCAGGCAGACGAACAAAAAGCTAATTTAAGCAGACTTTCAGAACTTCGCCCTAGCAATACTCGGATGGCACAAGCTCAGGTTAATAGTGCGATCGCGCAATTAAAAAAAGCCGAAGCTGAGATGAAATTGAGTTATGTAATCGCACCAGTTGCGGGGGAAGTTTTAGAGATATATACCAAAGCTGGAGAAACCATGAGTGCCGAAGGTATTGCCGAAATTGGACGTACCGACGAAATGATTGTGGTAGCTGAAGTTCCCGAAGCGAGTATTAGTAGAGTGCGTTTGGGACAGTTAGTTTCCATAATCAGCGACAACGGAGCATTTAGCGGCAAGCTGCAAGGAACCGTCTCTGAAATTGGTAGAAAAATAGGCAAGAGAAATGTACTCAATACCGATCCAGCCGCAGATGTAGATGCAAGGGTTGTAGAAGTCAAAATTGCTCTATCCGAACAAGATAAAGAGAGAGTCGCAGGGTTAACTAATGCCAAGGTGATAGCTACGATTCAAATTTAA
- the devC gene encoding ABC transporter permease DevC: MAKLPLAWLQLKREASRLAVALAGIAFADVLMFMQLGFRDSLYYSNVRFHSSLKGEIVLINRQTSAILSMKRFSQKRLYQSLDLESVESVHPIYVDYTSWKNPQNGIPRNLLVIGINPQHNIFALPGLKQNLNQIQLPNVVLYDRSSRREYGPIVAQFEQGNDVKAEVRRKLVKVGGLFTLGASFGSDGNLITSDLNFLRIFVNRQPGLIDIGLIKLKPGADPNLVAQQLRSYLNPDVKVLTKQEFIDFEKNFWASSTAIGFIFTLGTIMGFIVGTVIVYQILYTEVSDHLVEYATLKAIGYSHNYFLIVILQEAFILAVLGYLPGLAFALFLYEQARAATLLPVFMSYSRAIMVLFLTIIMCFISGIIAVRKLKSADPADIF, encoded by the coding sequence ATGGCAAAACTACCTTTAGCATGGTTACAACTCAAGCGTGAAGCATCTCGTTTAGCAGTGGCATTAGCGGGGATTGCTTTTGCGGATGTTCTAATGTTTATGCAGCTTGGTTTCCGCGATTCTTTATATTATAGTAACGTTCGTTTTCATAGTAGTTTGAAAGGGGAAATAGTTTTAATCAATCGTCAGACGAGTGCTATCTTGTCGATGAAAAGATTTTCTCAAAAAAGGCTTTACCAATCATTAGATTTAGAGTCTGTAGAGTCGGTTCATCCAATTTATGTAGACTATACTAGTTGGAAAAATCCCCAAAATGGTATTCCTCGAAATCTTTTAGTTATAGGAATTAATCCACAACATAATATATTTGCTCTTCCTGGTTTAAAACAAAATTTAAATCAAATTCAGTTACCAAATGTAGTGCTATATGACCGTTCTTCTCGACGGGAATACGGCCCAATTGTAGCGCAATTTGAACAAGGTAACGATGTTAAGGCAGAAGTTAGAAGAAAGTTAGTTAAAGTAGGAGGCTTATTTACTCTAGGTGCTTCATTCGGTTCGGATGGAAACTTAATTACTAGCGATTTGAATTTTCTCAGAATATTTGTAAACCGTCAACCAGGATTAATTGATATAGGTTTAATAAAGTTGAAACCTGGTGCAGATCCAAATCTTGTTGCTCAACAGTTAAGAAGTTATTTAAATCCAGATGTTAAAGTTTTAACGAAACAAGAATTCATCGATTTTGAAAAAAACTTCTGGGCAAGTAGTACTGCGATTGGCTTTATTTTCACTTTAGGAACAATCATGGGTTTTATTGTCGGAACCGTGATTGTTTATCAAATACTTTATACCGAGGTTTCAGACCATTTAGTTGAATATGCCACTCTTAAAGCAATCGGCTATTCACATAATTATTTTTTAATTGTAATTCTTCAAGAGGCTTTTATTTTAGCAGTTTTAGGATATTTACCTGGATTAGCTTTTGCTTTATTTCTATACGAACAAGCAAGAGCAGCTACTCTTTTACCGGTTTTCATGAGCTATAGCAGAGCTATTATGGTTTTGTTTTTAACTATTATCATGTGTTTTATTTCAGGAATAATTGCCGTGAGAAAATTAAAATCAGCTGACCCAGCAGACATTTTTTAG
- a CDS encoding ABC transporter ATP-binding protein translates to MLYLRKLNYHPTATQNAILKSINLDLAPQTLGLIIGPSGSGKSTMLEILSGLAEPTSGSLFWREQELLAEEMQQLAGLVFQFPERHFCGSTILEELRLGHPELGIERVRNALSEVGLEHLSFSTPPHALSGGQQRRLALAVQLIRQPHLLLLDEPTAGLDWSMRRQLVNLLAKLKQHWTLLVVTHDAGDLLPIADSCWTLNHGELESIDPEKLKKKVEESEAAV, encoded by the coding sequence ATGCTTTATCTCAGAAAATTAAATTATCATCCGACTGCTACCCAGAACGCGATTCTCAAATCAATTAATTTAGATTTAGCCCCTCAAACATTAGGTCTTATTATCGGGCCTAGTGGTTCTGGAAAAAGTACGATGCTGGAAATCTTATCTGGACTAGCAGAACCAACATCTGGCTCGCTTTTTTGGCGCGAACAGGAATTATTGGCCGAAGAAATGCAGCAGTTAGCTGGTTTGGTGTTTCAATTTCCCGAGCGTCATTTTTGTGGGAGTACGATTTTAGAAGAATTACGTTTGGGACATCCGGAGTTAGGGATAGAGCGAGTTAGAAACGCATTAAGCGAAGTAGGATTAGAGCATTTATCTTTTTCAACCCCACCCCACGCTTTAAGTGGTGGACAGCAAAGACGTTTGGCTTTGGCAGTGCAGCTAATTCGTCAGCCACATTTATTATTATTAGACGAACCAACAGCAGGTTTAGACTGGTCGATGCGCCGTCAGTTAGTGAATTTATTAGCGAAATTAAAACAACATTGGACTTTATTGGTAGTAACTCACGATGCGGGAGACTTATTACCGATTGCTGATAGTTGCTGGACTTTAAATCATGGAGAATTGGAATCAATAGATCCAGAAAAGTTGAAGAAAAAGGTTGAGGAATCGGAAGCTGCGGTTTAG
- a CDS encoding type II toxin-antitoxin system PemK/MazF family toxin — translation MFDVGDVVTVDFPGVTGVKRRPALILSSATYHKNRPDIIVGLITSQTTGLGVTDYVLQDWKIAGLRVSSAFRCFIVTLPQSANPVLIGHLSERDWQEVRKCLKTSLADFDAL, via the coding sequence ATGTTTGATGTTGGTGATGTAGTAACAGTCGATTTTCCAGGGGTGACTGGTGTTAAACGTCGTCCGGCTCTTATTTTATCATCAGCGACCTACCATAAAAACCGTCCAGATATAATTGTTGGACTTATTACTTCTCAAACAACTGGGCTTGGAGTAACTGACTATGTGCTTCAAGATTGGAAAATAGCAGGTTTAAGAGTTAGTTCTGCATTTCGCTGTTTTATTGTCACTCTTCCTCAATCGGCGAATCCAGTTTTAATTGGTCACTTATCAGAACGTGATTGGCAAGAAGTTCGTAAATGTCTTAAAACATCGCTTGCTGACTTTGATGCTCTTTGA
- a CDS encoding phycocyanobilin:ferredoxin oxidoreductase: protein MSVASNSSLREQQHPLIRQLADSIERIWHQHLDLSPYNLPAELGYVEGKLEGEKLTIENCCYQTTQFRKLHMELAKVGSMLDILHCVMFPRTEYDLPMFGCDLVGGRGQISAAIADLSPLHLNGSLPSSYNTDLGALPELNFSQPRDLPEWGEIFSEFCIFIRPGSPEEEKMFLGRVENFLEIHCQNAVTAKPVQAETANKLLQGQLNYCTKQQQNDKTRRVLEKAFGSDWAEYYMTTVLFDIPS, encoded by the coding sequence ATGTCAGTAGCTTCTAACTCTTCCCTGCGCGAGCAACAGCATCCCTTAATTCGTCAGTTGGCTGATAGCATCGAAAGAATTTGGCATCAGCATTTGGATTTATCTCCCTATAATTTACCTGCTGAGTTGGGGTATGTGGAAGGTAAGTTAGAAGGTGAAAAACTGACTATTGAAAATTGCTGCTATCAAACAACCCAGTTCCGCAAGCTACATATGGAACTTGCGAAGGTTGGCTCAATGCTGGATATTTTGCATTGTGTAATGTTCCCTCGCACTGAATACGATTTACCAATGTTTGGTTGTGATTTGGTGGGCGGTAGAGGGCAGATTAGTGCAGCGATCGCCGATTTGTCTCCACTTCATTTAAATGGCTCTTTACCATCTAGTTACAATACCGATCTTGGTGCGTTACCTGAATTGAATTTTTCTCAACCCCGCGATTTACCCGAATGGGGAGAAATTTTTTCGGAGTTTTGCATTTTTATACGCCCTGGCTCTCCTGAAGAAGAAAAAATGTTTCTGGGCAGAGTTGAGAATTTTTTAGAAATCCATTGTCAAAACGCTGTTACTGCAAAACCCGTACAAGCTGAAACAGCAAACAAACTGTTGCAAGGGCAATTAAATTACTGTACTAAACAGCAGCAAAATGATAAAACTCGCCGCGTTTTAGAAAAAGCTTTTGGTTCGGATTGGGCAGAATACTATATGACAACTGTTTTATTTGATATTCCATCTTGA
- a CDS encoding DUF3531 family protein codes for MKIEFREINPFDVWIWLRFNTVPSEREKQFVEELFDSWFYVGKLGGFNAENLQVQETGLDISYLHYDQDGYQNSLLALMHNMGEFEYNGDWGRCWFDLGTSDAIALDILINALTQLGQEYVTIDEVYIGGENPDWSVEDSDSRPSFIYDN; via the coding sequence ATGAAAATAGAATTCCGCGAGATTAATCCTTTTGATGTCTGGATTTGGCTGAGGTTTAATACAGTTCCTTCCGAACGAGAGAAGCAGTTTGTGGAAGAACTTTTTGATTCTTGGTTTTATGTGGGTAAGTTAGGAGGTTTTAATGCCGAAAATCTTCAAGTTCAGGAAACCGGGCTTGATATTAGCTATTTGCATTATGACCAAGATGGTTATCAAAATAGCTTACTGGCTTTAATGCATAATATGGGCGAATTTGAATACAACGGAGATTGGGGAAGATGCTGGTTTGATTTAGGAACTTCCGACGCGATCGCACTTGATATCCTCATCAACGCTCTGACTCAATTAGGTCAAGAATACGTCACCATTGATGAAGTCTACATTGGCGGCGAAAATCCAGATTGGTCAGTTGAAGATAGCGATAGTCGCCCTTCGTTTATTTATGATAACTAG
- a CDS encoding DUF1830 domain-containing protein — protein MAQILDPLPPEQSGKSLCCYVNATSKIQVARISNIANWYFERVVFPGQRLVFEAPDEAQLEIHTGMMASAILSDTIPCDRLVINEANITELKVDSDKSNDDSRDENSLVSSIHSKNGDNTKPLIIVG, from the coding sequence ATGGCTCAAATACTAGATCCCCTACCTCCTGAGCAATCAGGGAAATCTCTGTGCTGCTACGTTAATGCCACGTCTAAAATACAGGTGGCCCGCATCTCCAATATCGCTAACTGGTACTTTGAACGGGTTGTTTTTCCCGGTCAAAGATTAGTTTTTGAAGCACCCGATGAAGCTCAATTAGAGATTCATACGGGGATGATGGCAAGTGCAATTTTATCGGATACAATTCCGTGCGATCGCCTTGTAATTAACGAAGCAAATATAACTGAATTAAAAGTAGATTCAGATAAAAGCAATGATGATTCTAGAGATGAAAATTCTCTTGTATCCTCAATTCATTCAAAAAACGGAGATAATACAAAACCATTAATAATCGTTGGCTAA
- a CDS encoding WD40 repeat domain-containing protein: MKLVHTILGKSDLKPNYFAISADSRNLISNAHNNRSCKEQYETVKFWDLATGDLVKTVDFRHDYVSVSAYEKWLLGTVYNADVILRLNLETDEFDLILDAAPYRLLEHKSNVTPLAASLYEPIVACGAQPGEIAVYNLLAEPISTDGYTTRLRAQEFSSEDSWSNSSVIISPDSNFLLSQTLNKGFHHLWDIRTGELIRKFSISSFGLAECLSISRANKLLACGSFSEKIRVWEVYTGETICSLDGDLPATMSIDGKLLAYCNCEMKIVVWDVENNQEFCTSHENSTKIERIALSPDRKWLASYNQEQNIEIWSVF, from the coding sequence ATGAAGCTCGTCCATACTATTCTTGGTAAGAGCGACTTAAAACCTAATTATTTTGCAATCAGCGCAGATAGTAGAAATTTAATCAGTAATGCTCACAATAATCGTTCTTGCAAAGAACAGTACGAAACTGTAAAGTTTTGGGATTTAGCAACAGGCGATTTGGTCAAAACAGTTGATTTTCGACACGATTATGTCAGCGTTAGCGCTTATGAAAAATGGCTGTTGGGAACTGTTTACAACGCTGATGTGATTCTCAGATTAAATCTTGAAACGGATGAATTCGACCTGATTCTCGATGCCGCACCTTACCGTTTACTCGAACACAAAAGTAATGTTACCCCACTTGCTGCGAGTTTGTATGAGCCAATTGTTGCCTGTGGAGCGCAACCAGGAGAAATCGCAGTTTATAACTTGCTAGCAGAACCCATTAGTACTGACGGATATACTACGAGGCTTCGGGCACAAGAATTTAGTTCGGAAGACTCTTGGTCTAATTCGTCGGTCATAATTAGCCCAGATAGCAACTTTTTACTAAGTCAAACTTTAAATAAAGGCTTTCATCACCTGTGGGATATAAGGACAGGTGAACTAATTCGTAAATTTAGCATCTCAAGTTTTGGGCTTGCTGAGTGTCTTTCAATAAGCCGCGCAAATAAATTACTTGCTTGTGGTTCGTTTTCAGAAAAAATTCGAGTATGGGAGGTATATACTGGCGAGACTATATGTTCTTTAGATGGAGATTTGCCAGCCACAATGAGCATTGATGGAAAACTTTTGGCATACTGCAACTGTGAAATGAAGATTGTTGTGTGGGACGTTGAAAACAATCAAGAATTTTGTACATCACATGAAAACTCCACAAAGATTGAGAGAATCGCCTTGAGTCCCGATCGCAAATGGCTTGCCAGCTACAATCAAGAGCAAAATATCGAGATTTGGAGTGTATTCTAG
- a CDS encoding DUF4079 domain-containing protein, whose translation MDLPSFIWLWKIAAWSMGLSLLAYFLLAVTGIWMFRTRASGNPSLAALLPGGYSGLRILHYVMGVTMVALVILLLAIGIVGTLGEYGSLGHSQHLGAGLTTVVLVLVSAGSAISIRTGWVWARRIHVSTNIALFLVFVWVSLSGWSVVQKYLP comes from the coding sequence ATGGATTTACCTTCATTTATTTGGTTATGGAAAATCGCTGCTTGGTCGATGGGGTTGTCGTTACTTGCTTATTTTTTGCTAGCGGTAACGGGTATTTGGATGTTTCGTACTAGAGCATCTGGAAATCCTAGCTTGGCAGCACTGTTACCGGGGGGTTATAGCGGACTACGCATACTCCACTATGTAATGGGTGTCACTATGGTTGCTTTAGTGATACTGCTATTAGCAATTGGTATTGTCGGTACTTTAGGTGAATATGGTTCTTTGGGACATTCACAACACCTAGGTGCTGGATTAACCACGGTGGTATTAGTTTTAGTATCTGCTGGAAGCGCGATTTCTATTCGCACTGGTTGGGTTTGGGCTAGACGCATTCACGTCAGTACAAATATTGCTTTATTTCTTGTGTTTGTCTGGGTTTCGCTAAGTGGTTGGAGTGTGGTGCAAAAGTATTTACCTTAG
- a CDS encoding photosystem II high light acclimation radical SAM protein: MEVETRSMENKILYVRLPCNPIFPIGVVYLADHVHKVFPNVEQRIFDLGTVPPLDYKSALDACIDEFKPTLLIYSWRDIHIFAPVGGRGGNPLQYSFEIFYAKNPFVKLHGALGGVQMLKGFYTELWRNTALMKRGLKRASKYNKDVRVIVGGGAVSVYYEQLSNSLPSGSIVSVGEGETLLEKLLSGKEFRDERCYVVGETQPRDRLIHEQPTPIEKSACNYDYIETIWSEFNYYLQEQDFYIGVQTKRGCPHNCCYCVYTVVEGKQVRINPADEVVAEMRQLYDRGIRKFWFTDAQFIPARKFMDDAVELLEKIVDSGMTDINWAAYIRADNLTPKLCDLMVKTGMNYFEIGITSGSQELVRKMRMGYNLRTVLQNCRDLKAAGFNDLVSVNYSFNVIDERPETIRQTIAYHRELERIFGVDKVEPAIFFIGLQPHTHLEEYAFKEGILNKSYNPMLLAPWNARKLLWNPEPLGSFFGEVCLQATRQNPSDFGREVMKILEEKLGCADLEEALTAPLETKPKQLASV, from the coding sequence ATGGAAGTTGAAACACGCTCTATGGAAAACAAAATTCTCTACGTTCGCCTTCCTTGTAATCCCATTTTTCCGATTGGGGTTGTTTACCTTGCAGATCATGTCCACAAAGTGTTCCCGAATGTGGAGCAGCGGATTTTTGATTTGGGAACGGTACCACCTCTGGATTATAAGTCTGCTCTGGATGCATGTATTGATGAATTTAAACCGACGCTATTAATTTATTCTTGGCGCGATATTCATATTTTTGCTCCAGTTGGTGGAAGAGGTGGAAATCCTTTACAATATTCGTTTGAAATTTTTTACGCCAAAAATCCTTTTGTCAAATTGCATGGGGCTTTAGGTGGCGTGCAAATGCTTAAAGGCTTCTACACGGAACTTTGGCGTAACACAGCATTGATGAAACGCGGATTAAAACGCGCTAGTAAATACAATAAAGATGTGCGCGTCATTGTTGGTGGTGGTGCGGTTAGCGTTTATTACGAACAGTTGAGCAACAGTTTACCGTCGGGTTCTATTGTTTCCGTCGGTGAAGGAGAAACTTTATTAGAAAAACTGTTGAGTGGTAAAGAATTCAGAGACGAACGCTGTTATGTCGTAGGAGAAACTCAACCGCGCGATCGCCTGATTCACGAACAACCCACTCCTATCGAGAAAAGCGCCTGTAATTACGACTATATCGAAACTATTTGGTCGGAATTTAACTATTATCTCCAAGAGCAAGACTTTTACATAGGGGTACAAACCAAGCGCGGTTGTCCTCATAATTGCTGCTACTGCGTTTACACGGTGGTGGAAGGTAAGCAGGTACGCATCAATCCCGCCGATGAAGTAGTTGCGGAAATGCGACAACTTTACGATAGAGGAATTCGTAAATTTTGGTTTACCGATGCTCAATTTATCCCAGCACGAAAATTTATGGATGATGCTGTGGAATTATTGGAAAAAATCGTTGATTCCGGAATGACAGATATTAATTGGGCAGCATATATCCGTGCCGATAATCTGACTCCGAAACTGTGCGATTTAATGGTAAAAACCGGAATGAATTATTTTGAAATCGGTATTACCAGCGGTTCTCAAGAACTAGTACGCAAAATGCGGATGGGTTACAATTTGCGAACCGTTTTACAAAACTGTCGCGATTTAAAAGCAGCCGGATTTAACGATTTAGTTTCGGTTAATTATTCTTTTAATGTAATAGATGAGCGTCCCGAAACTATCCGCCAAACTATTGCCTACCATCGTGAATTAGAAAGAATTTTCGGAGTAGACAAAGTTGAGCCTGCGATTTTCTTTATTGGATTGCAACCCCATACTCACTTAGAAGAATACGCTTTTAAAGAAGGTATTCTCAATAAAAGTTACAATCCGATGTTGCTAGCTCCGTGGAACGCTAGAAAATTACTATGGAATCCCGAACCCCTAGGTTCCTTTTTCGGCGAAGTTTGCCTGCAAGCCACCCGACAAAACCCGTCAGATTTCGGACGTGAAGTCATGAAAATTCTAGAAGAAAAACTCGGCTGTGCAGATCTAGAAGAAGCATTAACAGCACCACTTGAAACAAAGCCGAAACAGCTAGCAAGTGTATAA